A window of Chryseobacterium aquaeductus genomic DNA:
AAAATCGTATTTTTAGGGTATAAAAAGTGGCAAAATGTTAGGCAAAATAAAAGATGATTTACAGCAAAATTTATTCAAAACTAGGCTTACTGAACTCATTAATATGGAGCATCCGTTGGTAAAATTGGCACATGAGATTTCCTGGGATAAAATAGAGTCAGAGTTTGAAAATTTATTTTCGGAAGGCGGAAGACCTTCTATTGCGATTCGCAAAATAGCAGGAATGCTTTTGCTCAAGGAGATGTTTAAAGAAAGCGATGAGACGGTTGTAGAAAGATGGATTGAGAATGCGTATTGGCAGTATTTCACAGGAGAAACCTTTTTTCAGACCCAGCAGCCTTTCGATCCGAGCAATTTTGTACACTTTAGAAAAAGAATTGGCGAGAACGGATTGGAATTTCTTTTGGGACAAAGCGTTTCCCTTCATCCCAAAGCCAAAACAGAAGATGAAGTTCAGGTAGACACCACCGTTCAGGAGAAGAATATTACTTTTCCCACGGATGCGAAACTGGCAAAAAAAGTAATTGATAATTGCGGAAGAATAGCCGAAAAAGAAGGTGTTATACAAAGGCAAAGCTACAGAAGAGTAAGCAAACAACTGCTGAGGAATGCTTATTTTGGACACCATCCCAAAAGGCAGAAAAATGCTAGAATGGCAAGAAAAAAACTCAGGACTATCGGCAAAAGATTGCTTCGGGAATTGGAAAGAAAACTTCCTAAAGATGTTTTGAGAAACCACGAAGACGTTTTTAAAATTTACCTCAAAGCACTTACTCAAGAACGTAACACGAAAGATAAAATTTACAGTCTTCACGAGCCTCAAATCGCCTGTATTGCGAAAGGAAAATCGGGAAAGAATTACGAGTTTGGGACAAAAGTAGCGGTAGTAAGAGGTCGGAAAACAGGCATCATCACCTCGGTAAAGAGATTTCTTGGCAATCCTCACGATAGTAAAACATTAGAAGAATCCTTGGCACAAAGTGAACGGGTGAGAAAATCCGTTGGCGGAACAAGACCTACGAAAGCCACTACAGACCGAGGATTTAGAGGAATCAAAGAAGTAGAAGGAACAGCAATTTTGCTTCCCACAAAAAAAGGAAAAACAAAATATGGGCAACAAGTAGCCAGATTAAGATTCCGAGCAAGAGCAGCAATAGAACCTTGTATCTCACATTTAAAAAGAAACCACTCCTTAGGATTAAACTTTCTGAAAGGAGTGGCTGGAGATATTCA
This region includes:
- a CDS encoding IS5 family transposase, which encodes MLGKIKDDLQQNLFKTRLTELINMEHPLVKLAHEISWDKIESEFENLFSEGGRPSIAIRKIAGMLLLKEMFKESDETVVERWIENAYWQYFTGETFFQTQQPFDPSNFVHFRKRIGENGLEFLLGQSVSLHPKAKTEDEVQVDTTVQEKNITFPTDAKLAKKVIDNCGRIAEKEGVIQRQSYRRVSKQLLRNAYFGHHPKRQKNARMARKKLRTIGKRLLRELERKLPKDVLRNHEDVFKIYLKALTQERNTKDKIYSLHEPQIACIAKGKSGKNYEFGTKVAVVRGRKTGIITSVKRFLGNPHDSKTLEESLAQSERVRKSVGGTRPTKATTDRGFRGIKEVEGTAILLPTKKGKTKYGQQVARLRFRARAAIEPCISHLKRNHSLGLNFLKGVAGDIHNALLAGIGYNLKMRLNQLKKQILLWLELVFKIFLAKYNFQNEKLAF